Proteins encoded within one genomic window of Dyadobacter chenhuakuii:
- a CDS encoding YihY/virulence factor BrkB family protein — MDATTSKPKFFLSLFKDSFSEFMEDNCLKLSAALSYYTIFSLAPMLLVIISIVSIVFGKEAFQGELFGQISGLVGKEAALQLQELIKNAELSNKSGLAATIGIVTLLIGATGVFAEIQDSINYIWSIKSKPKKGWLQYLKNRLLSFSIIITLGFLLIVSLGVNTLVDLMSARLERYFSEVSVIFFSVLNVVVVMAIITALFSVIFKILPDGHVRWKECIVGAAFTAILFAIGKFGISFYLGKQDLGATYGASASIVILLTWVYYSSIILYFGAEFTKVYAKTDGVGISPNEHAVLMVRREMEQDKPEQAMADAQHATTSVNPKEVTHKMMDTVTQFIDDKLNAIRAEIKAKIAQITAPFSYYAFVAIIVFMIVIMVVVLLGHFLNNAFNSDYLGFVVLLGFTLVLFSLCFIFRERLLGGIKKAVAKKVQSGNEP; from the coding sequence ATGGACGCTACTACATCAAAACCTAAGTTTTTCTTATCGCTTTTTAAGGACAGTTTTTCAGAGTTTATGGAAGACAATTGCCTTAAATTAAGCGCTGCGCTATCCTATTACACTATTTTTTCCCTCGCTCCGATGCTGCTGGTGATCATCTCGATCGTAAGCATTGTATTTGGGAAGGAAGCATTTCAAGGTGAACTGTTTGGGCAAATAAGTGGTCTGGTTGGCAAGGAGGCTGCCTTGCAGTTGCAGGAGTTGATTAAAAATGCAGAGCTTTCCAATAAATCAGGACTTGCCGCCACAATCGGGATTGTGACGCTGCTCATTGGTGCGACCGGGGTTTTTGCCGAGATACAAGATTCGATCAATTACATATGGTCTATCAAATCCAAACCCAAAAAAGGATGGCTGCAATATCTTAAAAACCGGCTGCTATCATTCTCCATCATTATCACATTAGGCTTTTTACTCATCGTTTCCCTGGGTGTGAATACTCTGGTTGATTTGATGAGTGCGCGTTTGGAGCGCTATTTCTCAGAAGTGTCTGTGATCTTTTTCTCAGTATTGAATGTCGTCGTGGTAATGGCGATCATTACGGCACTTTTTTCTGTCATATTTAAAATATTGCCCGATGGCCATGTACGTTGGAAAGAGTGCATTGTCGGCGCGGCATTTACAGCTATCCTTTTCGCAATTGGTAAATTTGGCATCAGCTTTTATCTTGGAAAACAGGATCTTGGCGCAACCTATGGTGCTTCCGCTTCAATCGTGATCCTTTTGACCTGGGTTTATTATTCCTCTATTATTCTCTATTTCGGGGCGGAGTTTACCAAAGTTTATGCAAAAACCGACGGTGTCGGGATTTCGCCTAATGAGCATGCGGTGCTCATGGTAAGGAGGGAAATGGAACAGGATAAGCCCGAACAGGCTATGGCGGATGCACAGCACGCCACAACCTCCGTAAATCCAAAGGAAGTGACGCATAAAATGATGGACACGGTCACCCAGTTCATCGATGACAAGCTGAATGCGATCAGGGCTGAGATCAAGGCGAAAATTGCACAGATCACCGCACCTTTTTCCTACTACGCATTTGTTGCGATCATTGTATTTATGATCGTGATCATGGTGGTCGTTTTGCTGGGCCATTTCCTGAACAATGCATTTAACAGCGATTATCTTGGTTTCGTAGTGTTGCTCGGCTTTACATTAGTCCTGTTCTCACTATGTTTTATTTTCAGGGAAAGGTTGCTGGGAGGCATTAAAAAGGCAGTCGCCAAAAAGGTGCAGTCTGGGAACGAACCGTGA